A section of the Enterobacter sp. C2 genome encodes:
- the mtfA gene encoding DgsA anti-repressor MtfA: MIKWPWKANEASRMIHYPWQEALAIPVLANLTQEEQQRLVQLAERFLQQKRLAPLQGFDLDALKSCRIALLFCLPVLELGLEWLDGFHEVLIYPAPFVVDDEWEDDIGLVHNQRVVHSGQSWQQGPIVLNWLDIQDSFDASGYNLIIHEVAHKLDTRNGDRASGVPMITLREVAGWEHDLHAAMNNIQDEIDLVGESTASIDAYAATDPAECFAVLSEYFFSAPELFAPRFPSLWQRFCQFYRQDPLARLRANTPALMSGRYRVQ; this comes from the coding sequence ATAAAATGGCCCTGGAAAGCAAATGAAGCATCACGGATGATCCATTATCCCTGGCAAGAGGCGCTTGCCATTCCGGTTCTGGCAAATCTGACGCAGGAAGAGCAGCAGCGTCTTGTCCAGCTTGCCGAACGTTTTTTACAGCAGAAGCGCCTGGCCCCACTACAGGGGTTCGATCTTGACGCCCTCAAGAGCTGCCGTATCGCCCTGCTCTTTTGCCTGCCGGTGCTCGAGCTGGGCCTTGAGTGGCTCGATGGGTTTCATGAGGTGTTAATCTATCCCGCCCCCTTTGTTGTCGATGACGAATGGGAAGATGATATTGGCCTGGTGCATAACCAGCGAGTGGTGCACTCCGGGCAGAGCTGGCAGCAGGGGCCGATCGTCCTTAACTGGCTGGACATTCAGGACTCGTTTGATGCCTCAGGTTATAACCTGATTATTCATGAAGTGGCGCATAAGCTTGATACCCGCAACGGCGACCGGGCCAGCGGCGTACCGATGATCACCCTGCGTGAGGTGGCAGGCTGGGAGCACGATCTCCACGCCGCCATGAACAATATCCAGGATGAGATCGATCTGGTAGGCGAAAGTACGGCTAGCATTGACGCCTATGCCGCCACCGATCCCGCCGAGTGCTTCGCCGTCCTCTCCGAATACTTCTTTAGCGCGCCGGAACTGTTTGCCCCACGCTTCCCTTCGCTGTGGCAGCGATTCTGCCAGTTCTATCGTCAGGATCCGTTAGCACGTCTACGCGCCAATACGCCAGCCTTGATGTCAGGTCGGTATCGCGTTCAGTAA
- the cbl gene encoding HTH-type transcriptional regulator Cbl, with amino-acid sequence MNFQQLKIIREAARRDYNLTEVANMLYTSQSGVSRHIRELEEELGIEIFIRRGKRLLGMTEPGKALLVIAERILNEASNVRRLADLFTNDTSGVLTIATTHTQARYSLPPVIKSFRALFPEVRLELIQGTPQEIESLLNNGGADIGIASERLSNDPALVAFPWFRWHHSLLVPNDHPLASASPLTLEEISRWPLITYRQGITGRSRIDEAFGRKGLIPDVVLSAQDSDVIRTYVELGLGVGIVAEQSGSEQEVGNLVRLDTRHLFDANTVWLGLKRGQLQRNYVWRFIELCNAGLSVEDIKRQVMEPDEMVLDYQI; translated from the coding sequence ATGAATTTCCAGCAACTAAAAATAATTCGCGAAGCGGCACGTCGGGATTACAACCTGACAGAGGTCGCCAACATGCTATATACATCGCAATCCGGCGTCAGCCGCCATATTCGCGAGCTGGAAGAGGAGCTGGGAATTGAGATCTTCATCCGCCGTGGAAAACGCCTACTGGGTATGACCGAGCCAGGCAAAGCGCTGCTGGTGATTGCCGAAAGGATCCTTAATGAGGCGAGCAACGTTCGCCGGCTCGCCGATCTATTTACCAATGACACCTCCGGCGTCTTAACTATCGCCACCACCCACACCCAGGCACGCTATAGCCTGCCGCCAGTGATCAAATCCTTCCGCGCGCTCTTTCCCGAGGTGCGGCTCGAACTTATTCAGGGGACGCCGCAGGAGATCGAATCACTGCTCAACAATGGCGGAGCGGATATTGGTATCGCCAGTGAACGTCTGAGTAACGATCCGGCTCTGGTGGCATTCCCTTGGTTCCGCTGGCATCACAGCCTGCTGGTCCCCAACGATCATCCGCTTGCCAGTGCTTCTCCGCTTACGCTGGAGGAGATAAGCCGCTGGCCGCTGATCACCTATCGACAGGGTATTACCGGCCGGTCACGTATCGATGAAGCCTTTGGACGTAAAGGGTTGATCCCAGACGTCGTGCTCAGTGCGCAGGATTCAGATGTGATCAGAACCTATGTTGAGCTGGGGTTGGGCGTCGGCATCGTTGCTGAACAGTCCGGCAGCGAACAGGAAGTCGGAAACCTTGTTCGTCTGGATACGCGCCACCTGTTTGATGCTAATACCGTCTGGCTGGGACTTAAGCGGGGACAGCTGCAGCGCAACTATGTCTGGCGCTTTATTGAATTGTGTAATGCAGGGCTCTCGGTAGAAGATATTAAACGTCAGGTGATGGAGCCGGATGAGATGGTGCTGGATTATCAGATCTAA
- the nac gene encoding nitrogen assimilation transcriptional regulator NAC has protein sequence MNLRRLKYFVKIVDIGSLTQAAEVLHIAQPALSQQVATLEGEMDQQLLIRTKRGVTPTEAGKILYTHARTILRQCEQAQLAVNNVGQTLRGQVAIGLAPGTAASSITMPLLQAVRNELPDVMVYLHENSGSDLNDKLLGGQLDMAVLYERAPSAGIASQPLLKEDLYLVGTRDCPGQSVDLTAVAEMNLFLPRDYSAVRLRVDEAFSLRRLTAKIIGEIESITTLTAAIASGMGVTVLPESAARSLCSAANGWMARITAPSMSLPLSLNTSAHGSLSPQAQAVKDILMSLVSRPTLENRELLLVG, from the coding sequence ATGAACTTAAGACGGCTAAAGTATTTCGTAAAAATCGTCGATATCGGTAGCCTGACCCAGGCCGCTGAAGTCTTGCATATCGCCCAACCCGCGCTGAGCCAGCAGGTCGCCACACTCGAAGGTGAGATGGATCAACAGCTGTTAATCCGCACCAAGCGCGGTGTCACCCCGACCGAAGCCGGGAAGATCCTCTACACTCACGCCCGCACTATTCTGCGCCAGTGCGAGCAGGCTCAGTTGGCGGTCAATAACGTCGGTCAAACGCTGCGTGGACAGGTGGCGATTGGCCTCGCACCGGGTACTGCGGCCTCGTCCATCACCATGCCACTGCTGCAGGCGGTACGCAATGAGCTGCCGGACGTGATGGTCTACCTGCACGAAAACAGCGGCAGCGATCTTAATGATAAGCTGCTTGGAGGCCAGCTCGATATGGCCGTGCTGTATGAGCGCGCGCCGTCTGCGGGTATTGCCAGTCAGCCGCTGCTAAAAGAAGATCTCTACCTGGTAGGGACCCGGGATTGCCCAGGACAGAGCGTCGATCTCACCGCCGTGGCGGAGATGAACCTGTTCCTACCTCGTGACTACAGCGCGGTGCGCCTGCGGGTTGACGAAGCGTTCTCCTTGCGTCGCCTGACGGCAAAAATTATTGGCGAGATTGAATCCATCACCACCTTAACCGCCGCGATTGCCAGCGGAATGGGCGTTACGGTGCTGCCTGAGTCTGCCGCACGCTCCTTGTGCAGTGCAGCGAACGGCTGGATGGCACGCATTACTGCGCCCTCCATGAGCCTCCCACTCTCTTTGAATACCTCCGCTCACGGCTCGCTGTCGCCGCAGGCGCAGGCGGTGAAAGATATTCTGATGTCGCTGGTCAGCCGGCCTACGCTTGAGAATCGAGAGCTTCTGCTCGTTGGCTAG
- a CDS encoding H-NS family nucleoid-associated regulatory protein, whose amino-acid sequence MSKAINQLNDILSLRAQARKLPLSFLEKFLDKFTVVIFERRDEEANHKLIKKYQLEKMEKIRIMMLNDCIDPAEMVLFSTQSMKQKKTRSDRSPKYWYKDLNGGVKTWTGQGRKPKPIADLIAKGYKLEDFKIK is encoded by the coding sequence ATGTCGAAAGCTATAAATCAACTTAATGATATTCTTTCACTACGTGCCCAAGCACGTAAGCTTCCCCTTAGCTTTCTAGAAAAATTCTTGGATAAATTTACGGTTGTAATATTTGAACGGCGTGATGAAGAAGCGAACCACAAGTTAATTAAAAAATACCAATTAGAAAAGATGGAAAAAATCAGGATTATGATGCTTAATGATTGTATCGATCCTGCTGAAATGGTTTTATTTTCAACTCAGTCAATGAAACAGAAAAAAACAAGATCAGATCGATCTCCGAAATATTGGTATAAGGATTTAAATGGTGGAGTCAAGACCTGGACAGGACAAGGGCGCAAACCCAAACCAATAGCAGATTTGATTGCTAAAGGGTATAAGCTTGAAGATTTTAAAATAAAATAA
- a CDS encoding ABC transporter ATP-binding protein: protein MSQPLLEFHQVDVFYGPIQALKSVSLTVNEGETVSLIGANGAGKSTLLMSVFGQPRIASGEIRYRGENISHKSTHFIASNGIAQAPEGRRIFPDMTVEENLLMGTIPIGDRYQKEDRARMYDIFPLLEERRSQRAMTLSGGEQQMLAIARALMSRPRLLLLDEPSLGLAPLVVKQIFQVLRELTQKGMTLFLVEQNANHALRLSDRAYVMINGEIRLSGSGAQLLADPDVRKAYLGGV from the coding sequence ATGAGCCAGCCACTGCTTGAGTTTCACCAGGTCGATGTTTTCTACGGCCCAATTCAGGCTTTGAAGAGCGTCTCTTTGACGGTAAACGAAGGCGAAACCGTTTCGCTGATTGGTGCCAACGGCGCGGGCAAGTCAACGCTGCTGATGTCGGTCTTTGGTCAGCCGCGCATCGCCAGCGGGGAGATACGCTATCGCGGGGAGAATATTAGCCATAAATCCACCCACTTTATCGCCAGCAACGGCATCGCCCAGGCCCCGGAAGGGCGGCGTATCTTTCCCGATATGACGGTGGAGGAGAATTTATTGATGGGTACCATCCCGATTGGCGATCGCTACCAGAAAGAGGACAGGGCGCGGATGTACGACATCTTTCCGTTGCTGGAGGAGCGGCGTAGCCAGCGGGCGATGACCCTTTCCGGCGGCGAGCAGCAGATGCTGGCTATCGCTCGGGCACTAATGAGCCGGCCCCGACTGCTGCTGCTGGATGAGCCCAGCCTTGGCCTGGCTCCGCTGGTGGTGAAGCAGATTTTCCAGGTGCTGAGGGAACTCACCCAGAAGGGAATGACGCTGTTCCTGGTGGAACAGAACGCCAACCACGCCCTAAGGCTCTCTGACCGCGCCTATGTGATGATCAACGGCGAAATTCGCCTCAGCGGCAGCGGGGCGCAGCTGCTTGCGGATCCTGACGTGCGGAAGGCCTATCTTGGTGGAGTATGA
- a CDS encoding ATP-binding cassette domain-containing protein encodes MSDAILRVDNLMMHFGGIKALNNVSLEVERGSITALIGPNGAGKTTVFNCLTGFYQASGGSILLETRSRTTDIVQVLGQTLRAGDFLHPRRLLSRIGYKMFGGTHLVNRAGLARTFQNIRLFREMSVVENLLVAQHMQANRNLIAGILNTPGYRRAENQALDRAFYWLEVVEMVECANRLAGTLSYGQQRRLEIARAMCTGPEMICLDEPAAGLNPVETHALSQIVRTLRQQHGVTVLLIEHDMGMVMSIADWVIVLDHGNVIARGTPEAIQTNASVIAAYLGTDEEAIDR; translated from the coding sequence ATGAGCGACGCCATCTTACGCGTGGATAACCTAATGATGCACTTCGGTGGGATCAAAGCGCTCAACAACGTCAGTCTGGAGGTTGAACGCGGCTCGATCACGGCCCTCATTGGCCCCAACGGCGCGGGGAAAACCACGGTATTCAACTGTCTGACCGGCTTTTATCAGGCTTCCGGTGGATCGATCCTGCTGGAGACGCGGTCGCGCACCACCGATATCGTGCAGGTGCTGGGCCAGACGCTGCGGGCAGGTGATTTTCTTCATCCGCGCCGGTTACTGTCCCGGATTGGCTACAAGATGTTTGGCGGCACTCATCTGGTGAACCGTGCCGGGCTGGCACGCACCTTCCAGAATATCCGCCTTTTTCGCGAGATGTCGGTGGTGGAGAACTTGCTGGTGGCCCAGCACATGCAGGCTAACCGCAACCTGATTGCCGGGATCCTCAATACGCCTGGCTACCGCCGGGCCGAGAATCAGGCTCTGGATCGGGCCTTCTACTGGCTGGAGGTGGTTGAGATGGTAGAGTGCGCCAACCGGCTGGCCGGGACGCTCTCCTATGGCCAGCAGCGCCGACTGGAGATCGCCCGCGCCATGTGCACCGGGCCGGAGATGATCTGCCTGGATGAGCCTGCGGCGGGGCTGAACCCCGTCGAGACCCATGCCCTGAGCCAAATTGTGCGGACCCTGCGCCAACAGCATGGGGTCACTGTGCTGCTGATCGAGCACGACATGGGCATGGTAATGTCGATTGCCGACTGGGTGATCGTCCTCGACCACGGCAATGTTATCGCGCGCGGGACGCCAGAGGCGATCCAGACCAATGCCAGCGTCATTGCTGCCTATCTGGGGACTGACGAGGAGGCGATAGATCGATGA
- the livM gene encoding high-affinity branched-chain amino acid ABC transporter permease LivM has product MTDAAIKPRLDMMQCLRDTLLAGLCALVVFGPIVGVVLKGYSFNLAPGRVAMLVAIVMAGRFLLSLALQTTRGRQFTRRFESANDGVFVRSPDHISHLRWIGPLLLVLAMLFPFVASKYLLTVAILGLIYVLLGLGLNIVVGLAGLLDLGYVAFYAIGAYGLALGYQYLGLGFWVMLPLGAIIAALAGALLGFPVLRMHGDYLAIVTLGFGEIIRLVLNNWVSFTGGPNGISAPAPTFLGLEFSRRARDGGVPFHEFFGITYNPNLKFIFIYAVLILVVVVVLFIKHRLTTMPIGRAWEALREDEVACRSLGLNHVLVKLSAFMLGASTAGIAGVFFATYQGFVNPTSFTFFESALILAIVVLGGMGSTLGVVLAAFILTVAPELLRDFAEYRVLLFGVLMVLMMIWRPRGLVRTSRAGFAVRKGVAP; this is encoded by the coding sequence ATGACGGATGCGGCGATAAAACCCCGGCTGGATATGATGCAGTGTCTGCGGGATACCCTCCTGGCCGGACTGTGCGCGCTGGTAGTGTTCGGGCCGATTGTTGGTGTGGTGCTTAAAGGCTACAGCTTTAATCTTGCCCCGGGACGCGTCGCAATGCTGGTAGCGATCGTCATGGCCGGACGCTTTCTGCTGAGCCTGGCGCTGCAAACGACGCGCGGGCGACAATTTACCCGCCGCTTTGAGAGCGCCAACGATGGGGTCTTTGTGCGCTCTCCGGATCACATCTCTCACCTACGTTGGATCGGTCCGCTGCTGCTGGTGCTGGCAATGCTGTTTCCCTTTGTTGCCAGTAAATACCTTCTGACCGTCGCGATCCTCGGGCTGATCTATGTTCTGCTCGGGCTGGGACTCAACATCGTGGTGGGCCTGGCCGGGCTGCTGGACCTCGGCTACGTCGCGTTTTATGCCATCGGTGCCTATGGTCTGGCGCTGGGGTATCAGTATCTTGGCCTGGGGTTTTGGGTGATGCTGCCCCTGGGGGCGATTATCGCGGCGCTGGCCGGGGCGTTGCTGGGTTTTCCGGTGCTGCGGATGCACGGCGACTATCTGGCGATTGTCACCCTCGGCTTCGGGGAGATCATTCGTCTGGTGCTCAACAACTGGGTGAGCTTTACCGGCGGGCCAAACGGCATCTCCGCACCCGCGCCAACCTTTTTAGGCCTGGAGTTTAGCCGTCGAGCGCGAGACGGCGGCGTTCCCTTTCATGAATTTTTTGGCATTACCTATAACCCCAACCTCAAGTTTATCTTTATCTACGCGGTGCTGATTCTGGTTGTCGTAGTAGTGCTGTTTATTAAACATCGCCTAACCACCATGCCTATCGGCCGCGCCTGGGAGGCGCTGCGTGAAGATGAGGTCGCCTGCCGCTCGTTGGGTCTAAACCACGTTCTGGTCAAGCTGTCGGCGTTTATGCTCGGCGCTTCCACAGCCGGGATCGCTGGTGTCTTCTTTGCCACCTACCAGGGCTTTGTTAACCCTACCTCGTTTACCTTTTTTGAGTCGGCGCTGATCCTCGCTATTGTGGTGTTGGGCGGGATGGGCTCCACGCTCGGCGTAGTGCTGGCGGCGTTTATTCTTACCGTCGCCCCGGAACTGCTGCGGGATTTCGCCGAGTACCGGGTGCTGCTGTTCGGCGTACTGATGGTGCTGATGATGATCTGGCGGCCGCGTGGTCTGGTGCGTACCAGCCGGGCCGGATTCGCCGTGCGTAAAGGCGTTGCGCCATGA